Proteins encoded by one window of Paraburkholderia terrae:
- a CDS encoding acyl-CoA dehydrogenase: MNDIGHDPLRRAAPAAWYINSGLRLSDEEPGADIEPKRYALVPALERYLANVRFSDEQAASRAATLDALRARGMDWLPLPGRGETATRWRGLAAVAACDLSLVKLYEAHTDALAILAELGRTELADDGNWAVWAAEPPNAKLIAHSADGNALTLEGTKPWCSGAPHVTHALVTAWRGDEPVLAAVELSQPAIAIDPGGWQAVGMRATGTSSVRFDGARAVQVGNAGAYLSRPGFWHGGAGIAACWYGCAAALASILRDSVKRHDDPHACAHLGAADAELSAVAALLRESAAWIDGHPRDDAQQCALRVRVAVEQAAEQVMQHVSRALGAAPFCTDPWFARAIADLPVFLRQSHAERDECALGRTLLDDEPGEPWNLGLHAGRD, translated from the coding sequence ATGAACGATATCGGCCACGATCCCCTGCGGCGCGCGGCGCCCGCTGCGTGGTACATCAACAGCGGACTGCGTCTGTCTGACGAGGAACCGGGCGCCGACATCGAGCCGAAACGCTATGCGCTCGTTCCTGCCCTCGAGCGTTATCTGGCGAACGTGCGCTTCAGTGACGAACAGGCGGCCAGTCGCGCGGCCACGCTCGATGCCTTGCGCGCGCGTGGCATGGACTGGCTGCCGCTGCCGGGCCGTGGCGAAACGGCGACGCGCTGGCGCGGCCTCGCAGCCGTTGCGGCATGCGACCTGTCGCTGGTGAAGCTCTACGAAGCGCACACCGACGCGCTCGCCATCCTCGCGGAATTGGGCCGCACCGAACTCGCCGACGACGGCAACTGGGCCGTGTGGGCCGCCGAGCCGCCGAACGCGAAGCTGATCGCGCATTCGGCGGACGGTAACGCGCTGACGCTCGAAGGCACCAAGCCCTGGTGTTCGGGCGCGCCGCATGTCACGCATGCGTTGGTCACGGCATGGCGCGGCGACGAGCCGGTGTTGGCTGCCGTCGAACTGTCGCAGCCGGCGATCGCCATCGATCCGGGCGGCTGGCAAGCCGTCGGCATGCGCGCGACGGGCACGAGCAGCGTGCGCTTCGATGGCGCGCGCGCCGTGCAGGTCGGCAACGCCGGTGCGTATCTGTCGCGTCCGGGCTTCTGGCACGGCGGCGCCGGCATTGCGGCGTGCTGGTATGGCTGCGCGGCGGCGCTCGCGTCGATTCTGCGCGACAGCGTCAAACGTCACGACGATCCGCACGCGTGCGCGCACCTGGGCGCCGCCGATGCCGAACTATCCGCCGTGGCCGCGCTGCTGCGCGAGTCAGCCGCATGGATCGACGGGCATCCGCGCGACGATGCGCAGCAATGCGCGCTGCGCGTGCGTGTCGCCGTCGAACAGGCGGCGGAGCAGGTGATGCAGCACGTGTCGCGCGCGCTTGGCGCGGCGCCGTTCTGCACGGACCCGTGGTTCGCTCGCGCGATCGCCGATCTGCCTGTGTTTTTACGGCAGAGCCATGCCGAGCGCGACGAATGCGCACTCGGCCGGACGCTGCTCGACGACGAACCAGGCGAGCCCTGGAACCTTGGACTTCATGCTGGACGCGACTGA
- a CDS encoding FAD-dependent oxidoreductase, with protein sequence MATNTNTNMQKVALLSDLADHGMKRVEVNGTPILLIRRGDTVHAYSADCPHAGAPLEQGALCNGRLICPWHKGTFDIETGALVEPPALLPLTRYPVRVEQDDVLVDSTPEPSRPATSTAAEKRTFAIVGAGAAGAAACAALREAGFAGRIALIDREPRTPYDRTVLSKFVPSGEMSPDDIPPLLPVDFFATHSIDVIQAEVTALDASARRIDIGSAPSIHYDAALVATGGIPKRLSLQGSDAAGVKSRICLLRNRDDARHLVEAAEQGQHALVLGASFIGLEVASALRERKLRVTVVSPGNVPFEKQFGTELGRLFMRLHEAHGVRIRMGHHARSVGAGGADGALRVTLDNGEAVACDFIVAGIGVTPATDFIEGVKRNDDRSINVDASMRAADGLYAAGDIARFVLPSQGSERVRIEHWRIAQQHARIAAHAMLGMPPKEPYVPYFWTYHFGKTFEYLGHAKHWDQTKFTGTPDTFEFIALLGEKGKLVAAVGCNREKQTGMLVEAMRNSLSLADAMKIAESA encoded by the coding sequence ATGGCCACGAACACGAACACCAACATGCAAAAGGTCGCCCTGCTCTCCGACCTCGCCGACCACGGCATGAAGCGCGTCGAGGTGAACGGCACGCCAATCCTGCTGATACGTCGCGGCGACACCGTGCATGCGTACAGCGCCGACTGTCCGCATGCGGGCGCGCCGCTCGAACAGGGCGCGCTATGCAACGGGCGGCTCATCTGTCCGTGGCACAAGGGAACCTTCGACATCGAGACAGGCGCGCTCGTCGAACCGCCCGCGCTGTTGCCGTTGACGCGCTATCCGGTGCGCGTCGAACAGGACGATGTGCTCGTCGACAGCACACCGGAACCGTCCAGGCCCGCCACGTCCACGGCAGCGGAAAAGCGCACGTTTGCGATCGTCGGCGCAGGCGCGGCGGGCGCGGCCGCCTGCGCCGCGCTGCGCGAAGCGGGCTTTGCGGGACGCATCGCGTTGATCGATCGCGAGCCGCGCACGCCGTACGACCGCACCGTGCTGAGCAAATTCGTGCCGTCCGGCGAGATGTCGCCCGACGACATTCCGCCGCTGCTGCCCGTCGACTTCTTCGCCACTCACTCGATCGACGTGATTCAGGCCGAGGTCACCGCGCTAGACGCCAGCGCGCGGCGAATCGATATCGGCAGCGCGCCGTCGATTCACTACGACGCGGCGCTCGTTGCAACGGGCGGCATACCGAAGCGGCTGTCATTGCAAGGCAGCGATGCGGCCGGCGTGAAGTCGCGCATCTGCCTGCTGCGCAATCGCGACGACGCGCGACATCTCGTCGAGGCGGCTGAGCAAGGGCAGCACGCGCTCGTGCTCGGCGCGAGCTTTATCGGGCTGGAAGTCGCGTCGGCGCTGCGCGAGCGCAAGCTGCGCGTGACGGTCGTATCGCCCGGCAACGTTCCGTTCGAAAAGCAGTTCGGCACGGAACTCGGCAGGCTGTTCATGCGCTTGCATGAAGCACATGGCGTGCGCATCCGCATGGGTCACCATGCGCGTTCCGTCGGTGCGGGCGGCGCGGACGGCGCATTGCGCGTGACGCTCGATAACGGCGAAGCGGTAGCGTGCGACTTCATCGTCGCGGGTATCGGCGTGACACCGGCGACGGATTTCATCGAAGGTGTGAAGCGCAACGACGACAGGAGCATCAACGTCGATGCGTCGATGCGCGCAGCCGACGGTCTCTATGCAGCGGGCGACATCGCGCGCTTCGTCTTGCCGTCTCAAGGCAGCGAGCGTGTGCGGATCGAGCATTGGCGCATCGCGCAACAGCATGCGCGCATTGCGGCGCACGCGATGCTCGGCATGCCCCCGAAAGAACCGTACGTGCCGTACTTCTGGACGTATCACTTCGGCAAGACGTTCGAGTATCTCGGCCACGCGAAACACTGGGATCAAACGAAGTTCACCGGAACGCCGGATACGTTCGAATTTATTGCGCTGCTCGGCGAGAAGGGAAAACTGGTGGCTGCTGTCGGTTGCAATCGCGAGAAACAGACGGGCATGCTCGTGGAAGCGATGCGCAATTCATTGAGTCTCGCCGACGCGATGAAGATTGCCGAGTCCGCGTGA
- a CDS encoding VTT domain-containing protein, with protein MTQTPTITAAAAEPPVIDTRAAPGLLRVNHNCEWLERAQHFRILIDAADYFSTLRKAMSRARHTIHIVGWDIDSRLQLVPGGAPDRLPAGLADFLCALAENNRHLRIYILAWDFAMLYAFEREWLPVYKMGWRTHRRIRFRQDGRHPIGASHHQKIVVIDDALAFVGGIDLTSSRWDTPEHHPHAPLRRNAGDTPYQPMHDVQAMFDGPAAHAVSRLVRERWRLATGKPLGVSPDANDHANIWPVGVAADIEDVELGISLTEPAFEGRPLVEQIQQLYVDAIAAAKHTIYIENQYFTASRVGAALAARLADGDSPDIAVVGPERTSGWLQEATMGVLRARLHGLLKQADGRGRYAMYAPTIAGMSGTRGQIINVHSKLMTVDNDVLIVGSANLNNRSMVLDTECNITLEARGDLRVQAAIASVRNRLLAEHLDVAPADVQAALETRRLNDAISHLQHGDRTLMPLDPTVSADLDELAAHVSVLDAEAPVAPHELVRHFLPEERSRPLTGKLLALGALALIVVALGVLWRFTPLREAVSFTALVHGAQRVHASPLGPFAIVALYAIAASVSVPVTLLIAVSGFVFGALWGSTYAFAGTMISACITYYAGLSLGHDAVRKLAGHRINRISEKLGKKGLVTVLVLRVVPIAPFTIINLAAGASHIGLRDYLAGTVLGMTPGIVLATTFAHQLVAAVRHPSIAGLALVALIGAALIGLSVALQRFFARRS; from the coding sequence ATGACGCAAACCCCGACCATCACCGCCGCCGCAGCAGAGCCACCTGTGATCGACACCCGCGCAGCGCCGGGCCTGCTGCGCGTGAACCACAACTGCGAGTGGCTAGAGCGGGCGCAGCACTTTCGCATCCTGATCGACGCCGCCGACTACTTCTCGACGTTGCGCAAGGCGATGTCCCGCGCGCGCCATACGATCCATATCGTCGGCTGGGATATCGACAGCCGTTTGCAACTGGTCCCCGGCGGCGCGCCCGACCGTCTTCCCGCCGGTCTCGCCGATTTCCTCTGCGCGCTCGCGGAGAACAACCGCCATCTGCGCATCTACATCCTCGCGTGGGACTTCGCGATGCTATACGCGTTCGAGCGCGAATGGCTGCCCGTGTACAAGATGGGCTGGCGCACGCATCGGCGCATCCGGTTCCGGCAGGATGGACGGCATCCCATCGGAGCGTCGCATCATCAGAAGATCGTCGTGATCGACGATGCGCTCGCGTTCGTCGGCGGTATCGATCTCACCAGCTCGCGCTGGGACACGCCCGAGCATCATCCTCACGCGCCCCTGCGCCGCAACGCGGGCGACACGCCCTATCAGCCGATGCACGACGTCCAGGCGATGTTCGACGGCCCCGCCGCGCATGCCGTCAGCAGGCTCGTGCGCGAGCGCTGGCGCCTCGCGACGGGCAAGCCGCTCGGCGTGTCGCCTGACGCGAACGACCACGCCAATATCTGGCCTGTAGGCGTCGCAGCCGATATCGAAGACGTCGAACTCGGCATCTCGCTGACGGAACCGGCGTTCGAAGGACGGCCTCTCGTCGAGCAGATCCAGCAGCTTTATGTCGATGCGATTGCCGCCGCGAAGCACACCATCTACATCGAGAATCAATACTTCACCGCAAGCCGCGTCGGCGCGGCGCTCGCCGCGCGCCTCGCCGATGGCGATAGCCCCGACATCGCCGTCGTCGGTCCCGAAAGAACGAGCGGCTGGCTTCAGGAAGCGACGATGGGCGTGCTGCGTGCGCGGCTTCACGGCCTGCTGAAACAGGCCGACGGCCGTGGACGCTACGCGATGTACGCGCCGACCATTGCGGGCATGAGCGGCACGCGCGGTCAGATCATCAACGTACACAGCAAGCTGATGACCGTCGACAACGACGTGCTGATCGTCGGCAGCGCGAACCTCAACAATCGTTCGATGGTGCTCGACACGGAATGCAACATCACGCTCGAAGCGCGCGGCGATCTGCGCGTGCAGGCCGCTATCGCGTCGGTGCGCAACCGGCTGCTGGCCGAACACCTCGACGTCGCGCCCGCCGACGTACAAGCCGCGCTCGAAACCCGGCGCCTGAACGACGCGATCTCACATCTGCAGCATGGCGATCGCACGCTAATGCCGCTCGATCCCACCGTTTCCGCCGATCTCGACGAACTGGCTGCGCACGTGTCCGTGCTCGATGCGGAAGCGCCCGTCGCGCCGCATGAACTCGTGCGGCATTTTCTGCCCGAGGAACGCAGCCGGCCGCTGACGGGCAAACTGCTTGCGCTGGGCGCGCTCGCGCTCATCGTCGTCGCGCTCGGCGTGCTGTGGCGCTTTACGCCGCTACGCGAAGCCGTCAGCTTCACCGCGCTCGTACACGGCGCGCAGCGGGTTCATGCGTCGCCGCTCGGGCCGTTTGCAATCGTCGCGCTGTATGCGATCGCGGCGAGCGTCTCGGTGCCCGTCACGCTGCTGATCGCCGTGAGCGGCTTCGTGTTCGGCGCGCTCTGGGGCAGTACCTACGCGTTCGCGGGCACGATGATTTCGGCGTGCATCACGTACTACGCGGGGCTATCGCTCGGTCACGATGCGGTGCGCAAACTCGCGGGACATCGCATCAACCGGATCAGCGAAAAGCTCGGCAAAAAAGGCCTGGTTACGGTTCTCGTGCTGCGCGTCGTGCCGATTGCGCCGTTCACGATCATCAACCTCGCGGCAGGCGCATCGCATATCGGCCTGCGCGATTATCTGGCGGGCACCGTGCTCGGCATGACGCCCGGCATCGTGCTCGCGACGACGTTCGCCCATCAGCTCGTCGCCGCCGTCCGTCATCCGTCGATCGCCGGGCTTGCACTCGTCGCGCTGATCGGCGCAGCGCTGATCGGACTGTCAGTTGCCTTGCAACGCTTTTTCGCGCGCCGCTCATGA
- a CDS encoding endonuclease/exonuclease/phosphatase family protein yields MNDIALSLHEPAATHDVRVLRIATYNIHGTVGTDRQPSPERIAGVIRELDADIVALQEVPLGGSFAPNALPVLREMTGMDAIAGPTLDTPERRYGNAILSRLPICATRSLDLSFGTREARGALDVDVETDGPGSALRVVATHLGLSARERRAQIRALIAAFDTPRMPVLLMGDLNEWFVWGHALRLLVTHFRAAPAPRTFPSRLPVFALDRIWMHPADRLVDVTVHRSTLARVASDHLPLVARIAREHH; encoded by the coding sequence ATGAACGATATCGCCCTGAGCTTGCACGAACCGGCGGCCACCCACGACGTTCGTGTGTTGCGCATCGCCACCTACAACATCCACGGCACGGTCGGCACCGACAGACAGCCGTCGCCGGAACGCATCGCGGGGGTGATCCGCGAACTCGACGCCGATATCGTCGCGTTGCAGGAAGTGCCGTTAGGCGGCAGCTTTGCGCCGAATGCGCTGCCTGTCTTGCGCGAAATGACAGGCATGGACGCGATCGCCGGGCCGACGCTCGATACGCCCGAACGACGCTATGGCAACGCAATCCTTAGCCGGCTGCCCATCTGCGCGACGCGTTCGCTCGATCTGTCGTTCGGCACGCGCGAAGCGCGCGGCGCGCTCGACGTCGATGTGGAAACGGACGGCCCCGGTTCGGCGCTGCGTGTGGTCGCCACCCATCTGGGCCTGTCGGCGCGCGAGCGGCGCGCGCAGATCCGCGCGCTGATTGCCGCATTCGATACACCGCGCATGCCCGTGCTGCTGATGGGCGACCTCAACGAGTGGTTCGTCTGGGGCCACGCGTTGCGCCTGCTCGTCACCCATTTTCGGGCGGCGCCTGCGCCGCGCACCTTTCCGTCGCGCCTGCCCGTGTTCGCGCTCGACCGCATCTGGATGCACCCCGCCGACCGCCTGGTCGACGTGACGGTGCATCGCAGCACGCTCGCGCGTGTCGCATCCGATCACTTACCACTGGTCGCGCGGATCGCACGGGAGCATCATTAG
- a CDS encoding membrane protein, giving the protein MSLIVAARFTTFPTAESAAERLFRAGFVEEDVSLFFVNPRGQHARFPIGGDENKDAAATDAPKGAGMGVTIGAVAGAVVGVGIFTAFSAPVLVSAIAAGVGAYIGSLIGAMYKTRGGGKGAHREWAHHEERDSGVLLAVHVTPDTQQMAASVLREAGGASIERATGRWQQGRWADFDPTQPPQPVQAERGVEGRMERPAERHTERHA; this is encoded by the coding sequence ATGTCGCTGATCGTTGCCGCACGATTCACCACGTTTCCGACGGCCGAATCGGCCGCCGAGCGTCTTTTTCGAGCGGGCTTTGTCGAAGAAGACGTGTCGCTGTTCTTCGTCAATCCGCGCGGGCAGCATGCGCGCTTTCCGATTGGCGGTGATGAAAACAAGGACGCCGCCGCCACTGATGCGCCCAAAGGCGCCGGCATGGGCGTAACGATCGGGGCCGTCGCGGGCGCCGTGGTCGGCGTCGGCATCTTCACCGCGTTTTCGGCGCCCGTGCTGGTGTCGGCAATCGCGGCGGGCGTCGGCGCGTATATCGGTTCGCTGATCGGCGCCATGTACAAGACGCGCGGCGGCGGCAAGGGCGCGCATCGCGAATGGGCGCATCACGAAGAGCGCGACTCGGGCGTGCTGCTGGCCGTGCATGTGACGCCCGACACGCAGCAGATGGCCGCGAGTGTGCTGCGCGAAGCGGGCGGTGCGTCGATCGAGCGCGCCACGGGGCGCTGGCAGCAGGGCCGTTGGGCCGACTTCGATCCGACGCAGCCGCCGCAGCCGGTGCAGGCCGAGCGCGGCGTGGAAGGGCGTATGGAGCGACCCGCCGAACGGCACACTGAAAGGCACGCGTAA
- a CDS encoding hybrid sensor histidine kinase/response regulator, protein MSDDDKDIGSAAGDNAMPPEPYADESAAASGTTARAVNFSSEWLRLWAESTTDYSIFALAPDGTIISWNRGGETIQGYQPDEILGQHVRVMYTAEDQRAGLPELGLQRAREDGRYEMEGWRVRKDGSLFWANVIITALYASDGDLLGYGRVVRDISDKKKATDAALESDRRFRLLVQGVNDYAIFMLSPEGCVTNWNPGARRIKGYTDEQIIGSHFSCFYTPEDAAAGVPQRGLETAEREGRWEAEGWRVRRDGSRFWAHVVIDAIRDENGVLIGFAKITRDITERRQAAELLDQTRNALFQAQKMEALGKMTGGVAHDFNNVLQVLRGNLELLGARHDDAWSRARIGRAIEAVERGSKLASQLLAFGRRQALQPVTSHLGDVLHGMEDLLRRALGERVQVRVHESRASGELWNVLVDTHQLENVVLNLAINSRDAMPEGGMLTFGLSNAMLYAQAAVAAQVEPGEYVKMTVTDTGVGMSGEVVESAFDPFFTTKPEGEGTGLGLSMAYGFVLQSGGHIELASTPGVGTTVTIYLPRSTDPAVARPVVQTGLESDEDLRGSETVLVVEDDRRVQLTVVDMLSQLGYGVLTANDATEALTVLRSGAKVDLLFSDVVMPGPLLSPEMARQAQLMRPSLKVLFTSGHTRDTMGLDAQLRRGADLLQKPYSRSQLARKIRDVFDDGTARATHDAAPSATPRKLHILVVEDDRDARDALCELLGLLGHTWDAVANAEEALKRLQLHPFDVLLTDLTLPGMSGLDLARTAIAMHAAQHVVFSSGHDAPLHDESLPFTWTALRKPYSFDQLKAALDAQH, encoded by the coding sequence ATGAGCGACGACGACAAGGACATCGGCAGCGCAGCGGGCGACAACGCGATGCCGCCTGAACCGTACGCGGACGAAAGCGCCGCGGCGAGCGGCACGACCGCGCGCGCCGTCAACTTCAGCAGCGAATGGCTGCGCCTGTGGGCCGAATCCACCACGGACTATTCAATCTTCGCACTCGCGCCGGACGGCACAATCATCAGCTGGAATCGCGGCGGCGAGACGATCCAGGGCTACCAGCCCGACGAGATCCTCGGCCAGCACGTGCGCGTCATGTACACCGCCGAAGACCAGCGCGCAGGCCTGCCGGAACTCGGGCTTCAGCGTGCCCGTGAAGACGGCCGCTACGAAATGGAAGGTTGGCGCGTGCGCAAGGACGGCAGCCTGTTCTGGGCGAACGTCATCATCACGGCGCTCTACGCATCCGACGGGGATCTGCTCGGCTACGGGCGCGTCGTGCGCGACATCAGCGACAAGAAGAAGGCCACCGACGCCGCCCTCGAAAGCGATCGGCGCTTCCGGCTGCTGGTGCAGGGCGTGAACGACTACGCGATCTTCATGCTGTCGCCGGAAGGCTGCGTCACCAACTGGAATCCGGGCGCGCGGCGCATCAAGGGCTACACTGACGAGCAGATCATCGGCTCGCATTTCTCGTGCTTCTACACGCCGGAAGACGCGGCGGCGGGCGTGCCGCAGCGTGGTCTGGAAACGGCCGAGCGCGAAGGCCGCTGGGAAGCCGAAGGCTGGCGCGTGCGGCGCGACGGCAGCCGGTTCTGGGCGCATGTCGTGATCGACGCGATCCGCGACGAGAACGGCGTGCTGATCGGCTTCGCGAAGATCACGCGCGACATCACCGAGCGCCGCCAGGCGGCCGAACTGCTCGACCAGACCCGCAACGCGCTGTTTCAGGCGCAGAAGATGGAAGCGCTGGGCAAGATGACGGGCGGCGTCGCGCACGACTTCAACAACGTGCTGCAAGTGCTGCGCGGCAATCTGGAGCTGCTCGGCGCACGCCACGACGATGCGTGGAGCCGGGCGCGCATCGGCCGCGCGATCGAGGCCGTCGAGCGCGGCTCGAAGCTCGCGTCGCAACTGCTCGCGTTCGGCCGCCGCCAGGCGCTGCAACCCGTCACGAGCCATCTCGGCGACGTGCTGCACGGCATGGAAGACCTGCTGCGCCGCGCGCTCGGCGAGCGCGTGCAGGTGCGGGTCCACGAATCGCGTGCGAGCGGCGAGCTATGGAACGTGCTGGTCGATACGCATCAGCTGGAAAACGTCGTGCTGAATCTCGCCATCAATTCGCGCGATGCGATGCCCGAGGGCGGCATGCTGACCTTCGGGCTGTCGAACGCGATGCTGTACGCGCAAGCCGCCGTGGCCGCGCAGGTCGAGCCGGGCGAGTACGTGAAGATGACCGTTACCGATACAGGCGTGGGCATGAGCGGGGAAGTCGTCGAGAGCGCGTTCGATCCGTTTTTCACGACCAAGCCTGAGGGCGAAGGCACAGGGCTGGGCCTGAGCATGGCCTATGGCTTCGTGCTGCAAAGCGGCGGGCACATCGAACTGGCGAGCACGCCGGGCGTCGGCACGACGGTGACGATCTATCTGCCGCGCTCGACAGACCCGGCCGTCGCGCGGCCTGTCGTTCAGACCGGGCTCGAGTCCGACGAAGACCTGCGCGGAAGCGAAACCGTGCTCGTCGTCGAAGACGACAGGCGCGTGCAGCTGACCGTGGTCGACATGCTGTCGCAACTCGGCTACGGCGTGCTGACGGCGAACGACGCGACGGAGGCGCTGACCGTTTTGCGCAGCGGCGCGAAGGTCGATCTGCTGTTCAGCGATGTCGTGATGCCCGGCCCGCTGCTGAGTCCCGAGATGGCGCGTCAGGCGCAATTGATGCGGCCGTCGTTGAAGGTGTTGTTCACGTCGGGCCACACGCGAGACACGATGGGCCTCGACGCGCAACTGCGGCGCGGCGCCGATCTGCTGCAAAAGCCATATAGCCGTTCGCAGCTCGCGCGCAAGATACGCGACGTGTTCGATGACGGCACGGCGCGCGCGACGCATGACGCGGCGCCGTCCGCCACGCCGCGCAAGCTGCACATTCTCGTCGTCGAAGACGATCGCGATGCCCGCGACGCCCTATGCGAGCTGCTCGGACTGCTCGGTCACACCTGGGACGCAGTGGCCAATGCAGAAGAAGCGCTGAAACGCCTGCAACTCCATCCGTTCGACGTGTTGCTGACCGATCTCACGCTGCCGGGCATGTCGGGCCTCGACCTTGCGCGCACGGCGATCGCCATGCACGCCGCGCAGCACGTGGTGTTCTCATCCGGTCACGATGCGCCGTTACACGACGAATCGCTGCCGTTCACATGGACGGCGTTGCGCAAGCCTTATTCATTCGATCAACTGAAGGCCGCGCTCGACGCGCAACACTGA
- a CDS encoding Lrp/AsnC family transcriptional regulator: protein MCATKLRSQSAEEATPLSQLDRIDRAILKQLQQDASISNVALAAKVKLSAPACLRRVERLKEMGLIRATVALLDPKALGAGMLVVIGVVLDRSTPETFAAFERAAQKVSGCMECHVVTGEFDYFMLVRTRDSESFNRLHAEQLLYLPGVRQIRSFMVLKEILSTTKFPF, encoded by the coding sequence ATGTGCGCAACAAAATTACGCAGCCAATCCGCCGAAGAGGCCACACCGCTGTCGCAACTCGACCGCATCGATCGCGCGATCCTCAAGCAGTTGCAGCAGGACGCGTCGATCTCGAACGTCGCGCTGGCGGCGAAGGTGAAGCTGAGCGCGCCCGCGTGCCTGCGGCGCGTCGAGCGGCTCAAGGAAATGGGACTGATCCGCGCGACGGTCGCGCTGCTCGATCCGAAAGCGCTCGGCGCGGGGATGCTGGTGGTGATCGGCGTCGTGCTCGACCGCTCGACGCCCGAAACCTTCGCCGCATTCGAGAGGGCCGCGCAAAAGGTGTCGGGCTGCATGGAGTGCCACGTCGTGACGGGGGAATTCGACTACTTCATGCTCGTGCGCACGCGCGACAGCGAGAGCTTCAACCGGCTGCACGCCGAGCAATTGCTATACCTGCCGGGCGTGCGGCAGATCCGCAGTTTCATGGTGCTCAAGGAAATCCTGTCGACGACGAAGTTTCCGTTCTGA
- a CDS encoding 1-aminocyclopropane-1-carboxylate deaminase yields MNLQRFPRYPLTFGPTPIQPLARLSDHLGGKVQLYAKREDCNSGLAFGGNKTRKLEYLIPEALAQGCDTLVSIGGIQSNQTRQVAAVAAHLGMKCVLVQENWVNYSDAVYDRVGNIQMSRIMGADVRLVPDGFDIGFRKSWEDALDSVRAAGGKPYAIPAGCSDHPLGGLGFVGFAEEVRQQEEQLGFKFDYIVVCSVTGSTQAGMIVGFAADGRADRVIGIDASAKPEQTREQITRIAKRTAEQVDLGRDITAQDVVLDTRYGGPEYGLPNEGTLEAIRLCARLEGVMTDPVYEGKSMHGMIDKVRRGEFPEGSKVLYAHLGGVPALNAYSFLFREG; encoded by the coding sequence ATGAACCTGCAACGTTTCCCCCGCTATCCCCTCACTTTCGGGCCGACGCCGATCCAGCCGCTTGCGCGCCTCTCCGATCATCTCGGCGGCAAGGTCCAGCTGTACGCGAAGCGCGAGGACTGCAACAGCGGGCTCGCGTTCGGCGGCAACAAGACGCGCAAACTCGAATACCTGATTCCCGAAGCGCTCGCGCAAGGCTGCGACACGCTGGTTTCGATTGGCGGCATCCAGTCGAACCAGACGCGCCAGGTGGCCGCCGTCGCCGCGCATCTGGGCATGAAGTGCGTGCTGGTGCAGGAGAACTGGGTGAACTATTCCGACGCCGTGTATGACCGCGTCGGCAATATCCAGATGTCGCGCATCATGGGCGCGGACGTGCGTCTGGTGCCCGACGGTTTCGATATCGGCTTTCGCAAGAGCTGGGAGGACGCGCTCGACAGCGTGCGCGCGGCAGGCGGCAAGCCCTATGCGATTCCCGCTGGCTGCTCGGATCATCCGCTCGGCGGACTGGGTTTTGTCGGCTTCGCGGAGGAAGTGCGGCAGCAGGAAGAGCAACTGGGCTTCAAGTTCGACTACATCGTCGTGTGCTCGGTGACGGGCAGCACGCAGGCGGGGATGATCGTCGGCTTCGCGGCGGACGGACGCGCGGACCGTGTGATCGGCATCGACGCATCGGCGAAACCGGAACAGACGCGCGAGCAGATCACGCGCATCGCGAAGCGCACGGCCGAACAGGTCGATCTGGGCCGCGATATCACCGCGCAGGACGTCGTGCTCGATACGCGTTACGGCGGCCCGGAATACGGCTTGCCGAACGAAGGCACGCTCGAAGCGATCCGCCTGTGCGCGCGGCTCGAAGGCGTGATGACCGATCCCGTCTACGAAGGCAAGTCGATGCACGGGATGATCGACAAGGTGCGGCGCGGCGAGTTTCCGGAAGGCTCGAAGGTGCTGTATGCGCATCTGGGCGGCGTGCCCGCGCTGAACGCCTATAGCTTCCTGTTCCGCGAAGGCTGA